The Altererythrobacter sp. Root672 genome includes a window with the following:
- a CDS encoding universal stress protein encodes MIHSIALPTDFSDAGSTAFEHALRLALLNRSRLDLLHVRHPQVSPQWQAFPRVREVLHRWNYLDEDAQVEDILARTGVEVRKVDIRDDDAGDGLSNYLQEHRPDLLVMASRGHAGLERLLKGSVTAEVVRETLVPTLVLGPEARPFVAADTGAMQLETVLVPVDHNPSPNGVIAQLQSLTGALEVTFDFVHVGGDAPLIEDGRGGALPVRTVNGPVVETLLQEAEGVNMVAMPTAGRDGFLDAIRGSTTERLVSEVSCPVLVLPALS; translated from the coding sequence ATGATCCACTCCATTGCTCTTCCGACCGATTTCTCCGACGCGGGTTCTACCGCGTTCGAACATGCGCTGCGGCTGGCGCTGCTCAATCGCAGCCGGCTCGACCTACTCCATGTCCGCCACCCGCAGGTCTCTCCCCAATGGCAGGCGTTTCCGCGCGTTCGAGAGGTGCTGCACCGGTGGAACTACCTCGACGAGGATGCGCAGGTTGAGGACATCCTCGCACGGACCGGCGTAGAGGTGCGCAAGGTCGATATCCGTGACGACGACGCGGGCGACGGCCTGTCCAACTATCTGCAGGAGCATCGGCCCGATCTGCTCGTGATGGCCAGCCGGGGGCATGCTGGCCTCGAGCGGCTGCTCAAGGGATCGGTCACCGCCGAAGTGGTGAGGGAAACGCTGGTGCCGACGCTGGTCCTGGGGCCGGAGGCACGGCCTTTTGTCGCCGCGGACACCGGTGCGATGCAGCTCGAAACCGTGTTGGTGCCGGTCGACCATAATCCTTCGCCCAACGGGGTGATCGCCCAATTGCAGTCGTTGACGGGTGCGCTCGAAGTGACGTTCGACTTCGTGCACGTGGGTGGCGATGCACCGCTGATCGAGGATGGTCGCGGCGGGGCACTGCCGGTTCGCACCGTCAACGGGCCGGTGGTCGAGACCCTGTTGCAGGAGGCAGAGGGGGTGAACATGGTCGCCATGCCCACTGCGGGGCGCGACGGCTTCCTCGACGCCATCCGGGGCAGCACGACCGAGCGTCTAGTCAGCGAGGTTAGTTGCCCGGTGTTGGTCCTGCCGGCCTTGTCCTAA